One window from the genome of Tachysurus vachellii isolate PV-2020 chromosome 5, HZAU_Pvac_v1, whole genome shotgun sequence encodes:
- the LOC132845300 gene encoding lipid scramblase CLPTM1L-like isoform X2 gives MFPSCYSKPKNGSQFKMSYTKVLFGVLVVYVLHTCWALYGFVHTKACDSAKGDDCVTSYLHAKPRLQLSVYSTLDPSDESAYTLLLKVDQFEVHSKLERKVNVLLFALNPKNETLHAVVFVHKNGVLPWKDSKYVRIVTRLTSQLLPVPPVAVAGSAKPTKKGTEVQKVMSYWKSCITLNMMTEDFTFNNAAVPSDMRRYMKIVEDGKKDKKKIYLPLLLVDEMRSRLKDLIEINSTTKAVPLTVSYDTITLRKFRMWIHIQAVIYSLKHFGFSEQRLDEIKGMFVETGLHMLVLSILVPAFHLSFEVFAMKNDVSFWRGKKTLAGISRRSVIWRCFSTVVIFLHLLEEQTSWLTLIPIGFLSLIELWKVSGLFAVWTIFKDNGADDMERATEEHDSRAMKVLSYLMYPLCISGAVYSFLYHRNKSTWYFWIKNSLGSTHLDFCLWSLNYLSITR, from the exons ATGTTCCCTTCGTGTTATTCTAAGCCTAAAAATGGCTCTCAGTTTAAGATGTCGTACACGAAGGTGTTGTTTGGGGTTTTGGTGGTCTATGTGCTTCATACGTGTTGGGCCTTATACGGCTTCGTGCACACAAAAGCCTGTGACAGCGCTAAAGGTGACGATTGCGTTACATCTTATCTTCATGCCAAACCGCGTCTCCAG CTGAGCGTGTATTCGACGCTGGATCCTAGTGATGAGTCTGCGTATACACTCCTCCTCAAAGTGGATCAATTTGAAGTCCATTCCAAGCTTGAAAG GAAGGTGAATGTGCTATTGTTTGCATTGAATCCAAAGAATGAGACGCTGCATGCTGTGGTGTTTGTACATAAGAATGGAGTTTTACCATGGAAAGACAGCAAATACGTGCGAATTGTGACTCGCCTGACCTCTCAGCTGTTACCAGTTCCTCCCGTGGCCGTTGCCGGCTCTGCCAAACCAACTAAGAAG GGAACAGAAGTGCAAAAGGTCATGTCCTACTGGAAATCCTGCATCACTCTAAACATGATGACAGAAGACTTCACGTTTAATAATGCAGCCGTGCCCAGTGACATGCGCAGATATATGAAAAT AGTTGAAGATGGAAAgaaggacaaaaagaaaatatatcttCCCCTTTTACTTGTGGATGAAATGAGGAGCAGACTAAAGGATTTAATT gAGATAAACAGCACCACAAAAGCAGTCCCACTAACTGTGTCCTATGATACAATAACACTTCGCAAATTCAGAATGTGGATCCATATCCAAGCTGTCATATACTCACTCAAACATTTTG gATTTTCCGAGCAAAGGCTTGATGAAATAAAAGGGATGTTTGTTGAGACTGGCCTTCACATGTTGGTTTTGTCGATCCTGGTGCCGGCATTCCAT cTCTCGTTTGAAGTATTTGCTATGAAAAATGACGTAAGCTtttggagaggaaaaaagactTTAGCTGGCATCTCCAGGCGATCAG TGATCTGGAGGTGTTTCAGCACTGTTGTGATATTCCTCCATTTGTTAGAAGAGCAGACCAGCTGGCTCACCCTCATTCCTATAGGATTTTTATCATTAATTGAG CTTTGGAAAGTCAGCGGACTCTTTGCAGTTTGGACCATATTTAAA GATAATGGAGCAGATGACATGGAGCGAGCAACAGAAGAACATGATTCCAGG GCAATGAAAGTCTTGTCCTATTTAATGTATCCTCTGTGCATCAGTGGTGCTGTATACTCCTTCTTATATCACAGAAATAAAAG TACTTGGTACTTCTGGATCAAGAACAGTCTT GGATCTACGCACTTGGATTTCTGTCTATGGTCCCTCAATTATTTGTCAATTACAAG ATGA
- the LOC132845300 gene encoding lipid scramblase CLPTM1L-like isoform X1, with the protein MFPSCYSKPKNGSQFKMSYTKVLFGVLVVYVLHTCWALYGFVHTKACDSAKGDDCVTSYLHAKPRLQLSVYSTLDPSDESAYTLLLKVDQFEVHSKLERKVNVLLFALNPKNETLHAVVFVHKNGVLPWKDSKYVRIVTRLTSQLLPVPPVAVAGSAKPTKKGTEVQKVMSYWKSCITLNMMTEDFTFNNAAVPSDMRRYMKIVEDGKKDKKKIYLPLLLVDEMRSRLKDLIEINSTTKAVPLTVSYDTITLRKFRMWIHIQAVIYSLKHFGFSEQRLDEIKGMFVETGLHMLVLSILVPAFHLSFEVFAMKNDVSFWRGKKTLAGISRRSVIWRCFSTVVIFLHLLEEQTSWLTLIPIGFLSLIELWKVSGLFAVWTIFKDNGADDMERATEEHDSRAMKVLSYLMYPLCISGAVYSFLYHRNKSTWYFWIKNSLVSGIYALGFLSMVPQLFVNYKMKSVAQLPMSVLLYKGLNTFISDIFSGILSNPGPHPLACFRDDVIFLIYLYQRRIYSVNKSRVRDYASHKKKPKGKSHED; encoded by the exons ATGTTCCCTTCGTGTTATTCTAAGCCTAAAAATGGCTCTCAGTTTAAGATGTCGTACACGAAGGTGTTGTTTGGGGTTTTGGTGGTCTATGTGCTTCATACGTGTTGGGCCTTATACGGCTTCGTGCACACAAAAGCCTGTGACAGCGCTAAAGGTGACGATTGCGTTACATCTTATCTTCATGCCAAACCGCGTCTCCAG CTGAGCGTGTATTCGACGCTGGATCCTAGTGATGAGTCTGCGTATACACTCCTCCTCAAAGTGGATCAATTTGAAGTCCATTCCAAGCTTGAAAG GAAGGTGAATGTGCTATTGTTTGCATTGAATCCAAAGAATGAGACGCTGCATGCTGTGGTGTTTGTACATAAGAATGGAGTTTTACCATGGAAAGACAGCAAATACGTGCGAATTGTGACTCGCCTGACCTCTCAGCTGTTACCAGTTCCTCCCGTGGCCGTTGCCGGCTCTGCCAAACCAACTAAGAAG GGAACAGAAGTGCAAAAGGTCATGTCCTACTGGAAATCCTGCATCACTCTAAACATGATGACAGAAGACTTCACGTTTAATAATGCAGCCGTGCCCAGTGACATGCGCAGATATATGAAAAT AGTTGAAGATGGAAAgaaggacaaaaagaaaatatatcttCCCCTTTTACTTGTGGATGAAATGAGGAGCAGACTAAAGGATTTAATT gAGATAAACAGCACCACAAAAGCAGTCCCACTAACTGTGTCCTATGATACAATAACACTTCGCAAATTCAGAATGTGGATCCATATCCAAGCTGTCATATACTCACTCAAACATTTTG gATTTTCCGAGCAAAGGCTTGATGAAATAAAAGGGATGTTTGTTGAGACTGGCCTTCACATGTTGGTTTTGTCGATCCTGGTGCCGGCATTCCAT cTCTCGTTTGAAGTATTTGCTATGAAAAATGACGTAAGCTtttggagaggaaaaaagactTTAGCTGGCATCTCCAGGCGATCAG TGATCTGGAGGTGTTTCAGCACTGTTGTGATATTCCTCCATTTGTTAGAAGAGCAGACCAGCTGGCTCACCCTCATTCCTATAGGATTTTTATCATTAATTGAG CTTTGGAAAGTCAGCGGACTCTTTGCAGTTTGGACCATATTTAAA GATAATGGAGCAGATGACATGGAGCGAGCAACAGAAGAACATGATTCCAGG GCAATGAAAGTCTTGTCCTATTTAATGTATCCTCTGTGCATCAGTGGTGCTGTATACTCCTTCTTATATCACAGAAATAAAAG TACTTGGTACTTCTGGATCAAGAACAGTCTTGTCAGTG GGATCTACGCACTTGGATTTCTGTCTATGGTCCCTCAATTATTTGTCAATTACAAG ATGAAATCAGTTGCCCAGCTACCAATGTCAGTGTTACTTTACAAA gggttaaacacttttataagCGATATATTTAGTGGAATTTTAAGCAATCCTGGACCACATCCACTGGCTTGTTTCAGAGACGATGTGATCTTTCTCATCTACCTCTACCAGCGCAG GATTTACAGTGTGAACAAATCTAGAGTTCGCGATTATGCATCACACAAGAAGAAACCTAAAGGAAAATCACATGAGGACTGA
- the mrs2 gene encoding magnesium transporter MRS2 homolog, mitochondrial: protein MEACVRFLYREGPRIVFRKCWTPGVLKVSRSPLCRPLCAVWTCRHAPVDTTRLTHASSHSTLLCRGNVTDSSHTALSSVAPVFIVMKFDPEGNVTSFEKKKTELYQELKLQARDLRFQHLTSITSRNNTIIIRMESLKAVVTPECLLVLDFRGLGLEKWLVLELGPQLAGDGALATYSLPFEFRALEAILQHRINTLQARLNEVQPQILDCLESLVDPKLLSADRSKLHMLLLNSKSLSELETDIKVFKDSLLKILDEDELIEELCLTKWTDPRVFEESSLGLDHAHEMELLLENYFMQAEELGNKARELKGLIDDSESVIFINLDSHRNVMMRLNLQLTMGTFSLSLFGLMGVAFGMNLMSSFEEDPRAFWLVTGVMFLGSGLIWRRLLSFLGRHLEPSSPPPIPPVWRKSQLSTLKGTDLKPGVR, encoded by the exons ATGGAGGCATGTGTGAGGTTTTTATATCGTGAAGGTCCTCGGATAGTCTTTAGGAAATGTTGGACCCCTGGAGTACTGAAGGTTTCGAGATCACCTCTGTGTCGTCCTCTATGTGCTGTGTGGACATGCAGACATGCTCCTGTAGACACAACACGACTAACACACGCATCCAGCCACAGCA CTCTTCTGTGTCGTGGAAATGTTACAGACTCTTCACATACAGCTTTGTCAAGTGTAGCCCCTGTCTTTATAGTG ATGAAATTTGATCCTGAGGGGAATGTCACTTCATTTG agaaaaaaaaaacagagctttATCAGGAACTTAAGTTGCAGGCAAGAGACCTGAGATTCCAACATCTCACAAGTATCACATCAAGAAATAACACAATCATCATTCGCATGGAG TCCCTAAAAGCAGTAGTAACTCCAGAGTGCCTCTTGGTGTTGGATTTCCGGGGTCTTGGTCTGGAGAAGTGGCTGGTTTTGGAGCTCGGGCCACAGTTAGCAGGAGATGGTGCTCTGGCTACTTATTCGCTACCTTTCGAGTTTCGAGCCTTGGAGGCAATTCTGCAGCACAGG ATAAACACCCTCCAGGCAAGGCTAAATGAGGTTCAGCCCCAGATTTTAGATTGCCTCGAGTCATTAGTGGATCCCAAGCTTCTCTCTGCAGACCGCAGTAAACTACACATGCTTCTCCTCAACAGTAAGAG TCTCTCTGAACTCGAGACTGACATTAAAGTATTTAAGGATAGCCTGCTTAAAATTCTGGATGAGGATGAGCTAATCGAGGAACTGTGTCTCACTAAATGGACTGATCCCCGTGTGTT TGAGGAGAGCAGTTTAGGCCTAGATCATGCGCATGAGATGGAGTTACTCCTGGAAAACTATTTCATGCAGGCAGAAGAGCTAGGAAACAAAGCTCGAGAGCTAAAGGGGCTCATTGACGACTCTGAGAGTGTCATCTTCATCAACTTGGACAG TCATCGAAATGTGATGATGCGCCTGAATCTCCAGCTCACCATGGGAACCTTCTCCCTTTCCTTATTTGGTCTGATGGGAGTGGCCTTTGGCATGAATCTGATGTCTTCATTTGAAGAG gatCCACGAGCATTCTGGTTAGTGACAGGAGTCATGTTCTTAGGCAGTGGGCTCATATGGAGACGACTGCTTTCTTTCCTGGGACGACATTTGGAGCCCAGCTCTCCTCCTCCA ATCCCACCTGTTTGGAGGAAAAGCCAACTCAGCACCTTAAAAGGGACAGATCTAAAGCCTGGAGTTAGATGA